Within Actinoplanes sp. L3-i22, the genomic segment CTGACCAGGTCGGCGTCGTCGGCCACCTCGTCGGTGGCGAGCGACTCGAGGACCGCGCCCTCGCCGGAGAACCCCCGGTACGGCTCCGGGGACAGCGTCAGCGACAGCCGCAGGGTGGGCATGTTCAGCTCCCACGTGCTGGCCACCGGCTGGCTGCCCGCGGCGACGGCGGGGCCGTAGACGCGCAGGCCCGTCGCGTACCGAAGGAAGGGTTTCAAAGCGGCCAGGCGGCCGGCGCCCGGCAGGCAGACCGCGCCCGGCGCGGGCCGGGAGGTGAAGCGCAGCGAACGACCGGCCGGAATCGCCCACAGGACCGACTTGTCGGTGGCCGGCAGCCGGTTGAACAGCGCGCGGGCGTCGGCGACCCCGATCTCGGCGCGCGGGTCGAAGCGCGCGGTCAGCACCTGGGCCTCGGCGAAGCCGCGCAGCCAGCGCGACGGCAGCGGCACCTTCCGCTCGACCAGCGGGCCGTCGAACGTGGTCACCGTCAGGTCGTCGGGGCCGACCGCGACGTGCATCGGATCGGACCGGCCGACCCGGGTCAGCGCCCGCTGCAACGGCAGGTTGACGTCCACGTTCGTGGTGCCGTGGGCGACGATCTCGCCGTCCAGCCCGCCGGGGAGCACGTCGAGCCGGGCGTAGACGCCGCAGCAGCCGGAGAACGACTCGAAGCGCAGCCGGTCCGAGCCGGCGGTGACCACCGGGTCGAGGCTGGCCGGGGGAAGCGGGCGGAAATATCGCGTCCGGGCGACCTCGGCCACGGCCAGCAGGCCGGTCGCCGCGGCGCCGGGCGAGGTCAGGAAGCCGGTGAAGAAGCGGGGATGGGCGGTGGGGCCGCCAGAGGTCTGCAAGGTCAGCCCGTCGTCCAGAGTCGACGAACCGAGGTACGAGTAAGCCGCGGTAACCATGCGCGAAAACCTAGAAGAGGGGTACGACAATTTCACGCCCGCCGCCGCAACAGCAGCATCGAGCCGCGCACGAACCGCAGCGCGAGCAGCACGAACGCCACCGTCACGACGTGCGCGACGATCCCGGCGACCGAGGCGTTGCCGTAGGCGGCGCCCACCCGGAGGTCTCCGGCGACCGCGCCGGCCCCGATCAGCACGGCCAGCACGAGCACCGTCACGATCGCTCCCCGCGGCGAGGTGGCCGTGGGCGCCGGGCCGACCTTCGAGCTCGGGTGCAGCTGCCCGGCCGGCGTGCCGATCAGCTCCCGCTGGTCCGATTCGGCGGCGTAGTGCCGGAGCGTCGCGGCGGCGAACTCGGGCACCACCCCGTCCACCCGCAGCTTGCCCGGGTTGACCACCCAACCGCTGGTTCTGATCAGCTCCGGCGCGCGGTAGCGCAGGTGCACCTCGAACGGCCCGCTCCAGATCTGACCGGGATCGATCGCCGCCCACGGCACCGTGACCGTGCCGGCGAACTTGTCCGCCCGCAGCCCCTCCGAGCTGATCGTGAGACCGATTCCGGTCAGCGTCGCGCGGGCACAGAGCCCGAGGAACACGACGATGAACGCGCCGAGCGACCACGTCATCGGGAGGATGTCGGTCTCGGTGTCCGGGACGATCAACACGAACCCGAGAATGCCCAGCATGGCGATGTTGAGCAGCGGCAACGTGCCGGCCCGCGGGGTCCGCAGCGTCCGGCTCGGCTCGTCGGTGACGAACGCCGGGCGGGCCTGCCCCGGCCGCAGCACGGAAACCGCGACGAGAAGACCCAAGATCAACGACAAAATACTGAGGGCGATCAGTACGACGGCGGCGGGCTCCGGTGGCACGCCGAGCGCGACCGCGATCACGATCAGCGCCACCACCACCGCCGCGATGAGCAGGAGCGGCATGCACCGTCGATGGGCCGCCGCCGACAACCTCGAGATCATCGGCGGATGATAGGGGAGATCAGCGCTTCCGATCCCGGCGGTACTCCTTGATCACCCGGAGGCCGTGACCGACGATCGTGGCCGCGACGGCGCCCCCGACGATGCGGAAGGCGAAGTTGGACGCCGACTCGTCCCCGGCGGCGTTCTCGACCCAGGCGCCGGCCGCGCAGAAGGCGACGAGCGCGAGCGCCACGACGGTCAGCCGCTTCGCGAGCCGGGCCCGGGTCCAGGGCTTGACCTCCTCGTCGTCGTCCTCGTCGTCGTCACCCGGCGGCGGCAGCGGGGGCTCGTCGGCGATCGCCCGGAACAGCCGCTCGTGTCCGGCCGTGGTGCCGATGCCGGCCCGGTCCTCGGGATGGGCCAGGTAGTGCCGCAGGGCGGCGGCGATCGTCGGCAACGGGACGCTGCCGATCGTCAGCCACTCGCGAAAGACCAGCAGGCCGGTCGCTTTGACCAGTTCGGGCCGGCGGTACGCGATCTCCAGTTCGTTGCTCTCGACCACGGGTGGCTTCGCCTGGTCGAGCGCTTCCCAGGGAAAGGTCACCGTGCCGCGGGCCTTGTCGGCGTGCACGCCGGCCGGGGTGAGGGTGATGCCGTCCCCGGACCAGAGCGTCCGCCAGTAGAGGAGGAAGCCGGCGGCGACCGTCGGGAGCAGGAACCGGTCCTGGAAGCTGCCGTGCGCGAAGTCCGGCGGGTAGAGCAGGAGCAGCCCGAGCGTGGCGAGGTGGCCCACGCCGACGACCGCGAGCGTGCCGCTCGGCCGGGTCCGGAACGCGTGATCGGCCTCGATCACCAGGAACGACGGCTCGCGGCGCCGGTCGCCGAAGATGATGACCAGCCAGAGCACGATTGCCAGGCCGACCGGCACGGCCAGCACGACGGCGAGGTGGTCCGGGTCGAAGCCGCGCAGCCGGGCGACGTCGGCCGTCGCGGCCACCAGGGCCATCGTGATCAGAAGCAGCCGGCGGTTCCGGTCCAGCGCGGCATTGAGGTTCATGATCACCGGGAAAGTGTAAAAGCGGGCCCCGCGACCGGGGGAGTCGCGGGGCCCGCTGTGCGAGGAGGAACGTCCTACTTGGTGGCGGTCAGGTCGTAGATCGTGGACCCGCCGACCGTGGTGGCCGTGTAGTTCGCGGCGACCCAGGTGGCGATCTGCGCGGAGTCCGAGGTGCCGCCGCCCTGGCCACCGCCGCCCATCCCGCCGCCGGAGATGAAGTAGTGGATCTGCCCGGACGCCACGTAGGCCTGGAACTGCGCCAGCGTGGGGGAGGGGTCGCTGCCGTTCCAGCCGCCCAGGGCGATCACCGAGGTGCCGGAGGCGAGCTCCAGGTCGGCGGCCGAGGTGGCGCCGCTGACCGCCGCGGACCACTTGTTCGTGCTGGCCTTGAGCAGGGCGGTCAGCTCGCTGTTGCTGCTGCTGCCACCCCCGCGGCCGCCGCCCATCCCGCCGCCGGTCGGCGCGCCACCGGCGGACGAGCCGGTGGTGGACGAGTCACTGGTGGACGAATCGCCGGAGGCCGAGGTGGAGGGCTGCGTCGAGGTCGAGGACGAGGACGATGACGAGGACGGCGGGGCGCCGGCTCCGCCCGTACGGGAAAATCCGCCGCCGCCTGGACCACCGCCCATGCCGGACGTTCCGGACGGCCCGGAGGTGGGAATGGAGCCCGTATGGGCGACCCCGACCGTGGCGGTCGCGTAAGCCGCGCTGCCCAGCCCGGCCGACAGCACGCCGGCGACGATGCCGATCACCGCGAGTCGTCGCAGCTGCGCCGCGGGGGCGATCAACGCGATCGAGGCGATGATCCCGGCGGCGAGCGCGGCCCACCGGATCGCCGGCATCCATTCGGTACGGCCCAGGAGGACCCAACCCCACCCCGCGGTCGCGAGGATCATCGCGGCGAGCACGATCCGGGCCCACATCTGCGCGCGGTAGAGCCAGAGCACGCGGGCCCCGATCCCGACCAGCGCCGCGATCGACGGAGCCAGGGCGATCGTGTAGTACGGATGGATCGTGCCGCTCATGTACGAGAACGTCACCCCGGTGACCAGCAGCCACCCGCCCCAGAGCAGCATCCCGGCGCGTGCCCGGTCGGTCCGCGGCGCTGTCCAGGTCACCGCGAGCACCGCGACTAGGGCGATCAGCGCGGCCGGCAGCAGCCAGGAGATCTCCGTGCCCATCGACGTGCCGAAGAGCCGCCCGATGCCGGTGGCTCCGCCGAAGCCGACGTTACCCCCGCCTCCGCCGCCCCCGCCACCGTTGCCGGAGCCGCCGAGGATCCGGCCGAGGCCGTTGTAGCCGAGCGCGAGTTCCCACAGCGTGTTGTTGGTCGACCCGGCGATGTAGGGCCGGGACGACGCCGGCCAGAGCGACACCAGCGCGATGAACCAGCCGGCCGAGACGACCAGGGCCAGCCCGGCCAGCAGCAGGTGCCTGATCCGCCTGCCGATCGTGGTCGGCGCGGCGACCAGGTAGACCAGCGCCATCGCCGGCAGCACCAGGAACGCCTGCATCATCTTGGTCAGGAAGCCGAACCCGAGCAGCACCCCGGTCAGGGCCAGCCACTTCGCGCTGGCCTGCTCGGTGGCCCGGACCGTGGTGTACGCCGCCGCCGTCATCAGCAGCACGAGCAGCGCGTCCGGGTTGTCGTAGCGGAACATCAGCACCGCGACCGGGGTGAGGGCCAGCGCCGCCCCGGCGAGCAGCCCGGCGGCCGGCCCGAACCAGCGCTTGACCGCCAGGTAGAGCAGCCACACGCTGGCCACGCCCATCAGCGCCTGCGGCGCCAGGATCGACCAGCTGTTCACTCCGAAGATGCGCGCGGACAGGCCCATCACCCACATCGCGGCGGGCGGTTTGTCCACGGTGATCGCGTTCCCGGCGTCCAGCGAGCCGAACAGCCAGGCCTTCCAGCTCTGCGCGCCGGCCTGCGCGGCGGCGGCGTAGAAGCTGTTGCCCCAGCCGGACTCGCTGAGGTTCCAAAGGTACAGAACCGCCGTTGCCAGCAGGAGCATGACCAAGGGGACACGCTGGCGGATGGTCGTCGTCATGGGACTAACCTCGTGGGCGGTGCTACGGCGGCCCTGTGATCAATCTGTGGGCCGCCTATGAGACCTAGATCGCCCGCGTGCGGCAGCGGTACGTGCCACGATGGGCGAAGTGTGCGAGTCCCAGGTCCGGGAGTGGGAGAGATGAGCGAACACGTTTCCGACAGCGCCGAATGGCAGGCGCTCCAGGGTCACGCGGAGAAGTTCTCGGCGGTCCACCTGCGCGACCTGTTCGACAGCGAGCCGCAGCGTGGCGAGCGCTACGCCGCCGAGGTCGCCGACCTGTACATCGACTACAGCAAGAACCTGGTCACCGACGAGGTCCTGACCGCGCTGTTCGCGCTGGCCGGGCGGGCGAAGCTGAGCGAGCGGATCACCGCGATGTTCGCCGGCGAGCACATCAACGTCACCGAGGACCGGGCCGTCCTGCACACCGCGCTGCGGCTGCCGCGCGACGCGTCCCTGGTCGTGGACGGGCAGGACGTGGTCGCCGACGTGCACGGGGTCCTCGACCGGATGGGCGCGTTCGCCGACAAGGTGCGCTCGGGCGAGTGGGTCGGGCACACCGGGCAGCGGATCACGACGATCGTGAACATCGGCATCGGCGGTTCCGACCTCGGTCCGGTGATGGCCTACGAGGCGCTGAAGGACTACTCGCAGCGGGACATCGAGGCGCGGTTCGTCTCCAACATCGACCCGACCGATCTGTACGAGAAGACGCGCGACCTGGACCCGGCGACGACGCTGTTCATCATCGTGTCGAAGACGTTCACCACCCAGGAGACGCTCACCAACGCGCGCGAGGCTCGTGAATGGCTTCTGCGCGGTTTGTCCGATCAGGAAGCCGTCGCGAAGCACTTCGTCGCGGTGAGCACCAATGCCGAAAAAGTTGCTGATTTCGGCATTAACACGGACAACATGTTCGGCTTCTGGGACTGGGTCGGCGGCCGCTACTCGCTCCCGTCCGCGGTCGGCCTCTCCGTGCTGATCGCGATCGGCAAGGAGCAGTTCGCCGACATGCTCGCCGGCTACCACAAGCTCGACGAGCACTTCCGGAACACCCCGGTCGAGCGGAACGTCCCGGCGCTGCTCGGCCTGATCAACGTCTGGTACGACACGTTCCTCGGCGCCCAGTCGCACGCGGTCCTGCCGTACGCGCAGTACCTGCACCGTTTCGCCGCCTACCTCCAGCAGCTGACCATGGAGAGCAACGGCAAGTCGGTCCGGCTGTCCGGCGAGCGGGCCACCTTCCAGACCGGCGAGGTCTTCTGGGGCGAGCCCGGCACCAACGGCCAGCACGCCTTCTACCAGCTGATCCACCAGGGCACCAAGCTGATCCCGGCCGACTTCATCGGCTTCAGCAAGCCCAACCACGACATCGGCGAGATGCACGACCTGCTGATGTCGAACTTCCTGGCCCAGACCGGCGCGCTCGCCTTCGGCAAGACGCTGGAGCAGGTCCAGGCCGAGGGCACCCGGCCCGAGGTCGCGCCGCACCGGGTCATGCAGGGCAACCACCCGACCACGACGATCCTCGCGGACGGGCTGACGCCGAACACGTTCGGCCAGTTGGTGGCGCTCTACGAGCACATCACGTTCACCCAGGGCGTGATCTGGGAGATCAACTCGTTCGACCAGTGGGGCGTGGAGCTCGGCAAGGCGATGGCCAACCAGGTCGCGCCGAAGCTGACCTCGGCCGAGGCGCCGGCCGACGACGCCGACTCGTCGACGAACACGCTGATCAAGAGGTACCGGGCCGCCCGCGGTCGCTGATTTTGTCGTAGGGGTTCTCTAGGCTCAGCGCTGTGGACGTGGACACGGCGCTGAGCCTTCGCATGACGAGCCTGCTGCTCGGCGACATCTCGGAAAAATCCGTTATAGGGGTCACCACCTGGTTCGGCGCGATGCAGGCGCAGGACCTGAACAGCGTGCTGTGGTCGCTCGGCACCCGGTTGCCCGGCCGCACGTTGCCGGAGATCGTCGCCGCCACCGAGGAGCGCGACGTCGTCCGCACCTGGCCGATGCGCGGCACGGTCCACCTGATCCCGTCCGCCGACGCGCACTGGATGCTCGACCTGACCGGCGTCCGCGCGCTGGCCGGCGCGGAGAAGCGCCGCGCGATGCTCGGCCTCTCCGGGGCGGATGCGGACAAGGCCGCCGAGATCCTCGGCGCCGCCCTGGCGGGCGGCGGCCGGAAGACGCGATCTGACTGCGTGGCCACTCTCAACGAGGGCGGCGTCCAGGTGAGCGGCCAGTTGGGCTACCACCTGCTTTGGTACGCGAGTCAGCGCGGCGTCACGGCGATCGCCCCGAACGAGGGCTCCGAGCAGACGTTCGTGCTGCTCGACGAGTGGGCGTCGGAGCGGAACACGCCGTCCCGCGAGGAGGCGCTGGGCATCCTGGCGCACCGCTATTTCCGCAGTCACGGCCCCACCACGGCCAAGGACTTCGCCGGCTGGACGATGCTCACGATGAAGGACGCCAAGGCCGGGATCGCCGCCGCCGGCCTGACCGCGGTCGACGTCGACGGCACCGGGATGTGGGCCGACCCGGCCGTCCTGGCGGCCGGCCCGGTCCGTGGCTGGCATGCGCTGCCCGGCTTCGACGAGTACATGCTGGGCTACAAGGACCGCTCGATGATGGCCACCCCGGCGCAGCTGAAAAGCATCATCCCCGGTGGGAACGGGGTCTTCCAGTCGACGCTGGTGCAGGACGGCAGGGTCCGTGCGGTCTGGAAACGCACGCTGGGCAGGAAGGCGGTGTCGATCGCGGTGTCCCCGCAGACCGACTTCACCGCCAGGGACTGGTCGGCCGCCGAGGAGGCGCTGCAGCCGTTCGGGGCATTTGTCGGCCTCCCGGTGACTGTTAAGAAACTTGAATAAATGACTGTTAAGAACCCTTGATATTTGTGAACGTGAAAGCCACGATGTGGTGGCACAGGTCACGTTCGATGTTCGAGGGAGTCGCCATGGGAGTTCGACGCCAGTTGCTGGCGCTGGTCGCCGGGGTGGGGGTGGCGCTCGGCTCGATCGTCGCGTTCTCCGCGACCGGTGAGGCCGCCGTCGCCTGCTCGTCCGTGACCTGGACCGAGGGTCCGACATACACCGTCGGCCAGCAGGTGACCTACCAGTCCAAGCTGTACCAGGCGCTGGTCACCCACACGGCGTACGTCGGCACCGGCTGGAACCCGGCCGCGACCCCGACCCTGTGGAAGGACCTCGGCGCCTGCACCGGCGGCGGCACCCCGACCCCGTCGGTCACCACCAGCAAGACGCCCACGCCCTCGCCGACGGTGTCCACCCCGACGCCGACCCCGACCACCAGCACCCCGCCGCCCACCGGCTGTGCCACCCGGGGCCGCCCGGCCGGCAAGGTCCTGCAGGGCTACTGGGAGAACTGGGACGGCGCGTCCAACGGCGTGCACCCCGGCCTCGGCTGGATCCCGATCAACGACTCCCGGATCACCCAGCACGGCTACAACGTGCTGATGGCCGCGTTCCCGGTGATCCGCTCGGACGGCACGGTGCTGTGGGAGAACGGCATGGACGCCGGCGTCAAGGTGCCCACCGCCGCCGAGATCTGCGCGGCCAAGGCGCAGGGCGCGACGATCCTGATGTCGATCGGCGGCGCGGCGGCCGGCATCGACCTGAGCTCCAGCACGGTCGCCGACCGGTTCGTGTCGACCATCGTGCCGATCCTCAAGGCGAACAACTTCGACGGCATCGACATCGACATCGAGACCGGCCTCTCCGGCAGCGGCAGCATCAACACGCTCTCCGCGTCGCAGTCGAACCTGATCCGGATCATCGACGGGGTGCTCGCGGCGATGCCGTCGAACTTCGGGCTGACCATGGCGCCGGAGACGGCGTACGTGACCGGTGGCAGCGTGACCTACGGCTCGATCTGGGGCTCGTACCTGCCGATCATCAAGAAGTACCTGGACAACGGCCGGCTGTGGTGGCTGAACATGCAGTACTACAACGGCTCGATGTACGGGTGCTCGGGTGACTCGTACTCGGCCGGCACCGTCCAGGGCTTCACTGTGCAGACCCAGTGCCTCAACAACGGGCTGACGATCCAGGGCACAACCATCAGGATTCCGTACGACAAGCAGGTCCCCGGCCTGCCCGCCCAGTCCGGTGCCGGTGGCGGTTACATGGCCCCGTCGCTGGTCAGCCAGGCGTACAACTCGGTCCCGTCGATCAAGGGCCTGATGACCTGGTCGATCAACTGGGACGGCTCGAAGAGCTGGACCTTCGGCGACAACGTGAAGGCCCTCCAGGGCCGTTAACCAACCGTTCACCTCCCGAAGTCTTGATCTTGTCCGCCCAGGATCAAGGATGTACAGGCGCGGCGCCCCTCGGGGTGCCGCGCCTTTCCTTGTTCCGTCGTCTTTCCTTGTTCTGTCATTTCCCTGTTTCGTCGTTTTCCCTGTTTCGTCGTGGAGTGGACCAGAAGTGAAGATGTCTGCCCTGGACCGGGCCGTCGCCCGGGTCGCCGGCGACGGCGCCCGCGCCCTCGCCAACCGTTTCCTGAGCGTCTCCACCGACCCGTGCCAGGGTGACCCGGGAGCGCTCACGCTGCGCGAGGCCGCCGGTCGTGGCGACTGGCCGGCGGTGCGGGCGTTCCTGGCCGGCGTCACCGATCCCGGCGCCCGTTCCTTCTACCTGAGTCGCGTCGCCGAGGTGAAGGGCGCCCAGATCTGGCTCGAGCGCGCGGTCCAGGAGAACTCCGCGGACAACCTGGCCATGCTGACCTACGGCCTCCGGCTGATCGTCTGGGCCTGGGAGGCCCGGGGCAGCGGCGCGGCGGTCTTCGTCTCCGCAGGACATGCGCGCCAGTTCGGCGAGCGGCTGGCCCGGGCCGAGGCCGTGCTCGGCGAGGTGGCCGCCCGGAATCCGGGCGACCCGGACGCCTGGGCCGGGCTGCTCACCTGCAACCGGGGCCTGCAGCGCGGTCTCGACGAGGCCTGGCGCCGGTTCGACCGGTCCCGCGCGGCCGATCCCTACCACTGGCGCGCGCACGCGAGCATGCTGCAGCAACTCTGTGGCAAGTGGGGCGGCGACGACCAGACGGCGCACCGGTTCGCGGTCGAGGCGGCGTTCACCGCCCCCGAGGGCAGCGCGATCACCTGCCTGGTCCCGGAGGTGCACATCGAGATCTGGGTGGGCGGCGCCGGGCAGAAGCACATCCGTCGCCCGGACGTGATCGAGGAGATCCGCAAGGCCGCGGCCTGGGGGCCGGGCAGCCCGGCCTACCGTCCGTTCCCCGGCGACGCGGCGGTGCACAACCTGTTCGCCCGTGCCTTCATGAACGCGAAGGTGCCGGCCGAGGCGGCGCCGCACTTCGCCGCGGCCGGCACTCGGGTCGTCGGCCAGGTCTGGGCTGATGCCGCCTACTTCTGGCCGGAATCCCTGATTCACCTCTCCTACCTGAGCGAGCGGGCCAGGGCCTCTCGCTGACCGGCCGGTCCTTCTCGTCGATGGTTTTCCCGGCCTGCCCCTATCGCGTCGTTGACATGCGGGAAAGGGCTTTCTAGGGTCGGGAGTCAATCGATGAGGAGGAATCTATGAAGCGGCGCTCCCTGATCTCGATTCCCGCGGCGACCCTGGCCACCGGCCTGACCGACCCGTCCGTTGCGGCGGCGGCCGGGTTCCCCGTTACCGGGTCCGAGGCCGCCGGGTTCTCCGTCGCCGGGTCCGAGGCCGCCGGGTTCTCCCTTGCAGGGTCCGAGGCGGGCGAGTTTGAAAGTCCGGCCGTGATCGATGGCAACCTGCCGGTCTTCCACGACCGTCTAAGGGATGAGCTCGACTTCCCGCTCGCCTGGCCGAAAAGCCGCGAGCGGGACTTCCGCACCTGGAAGCGCCGGGCCCGCGCCAAGGTCGAGGAGCTGCTCTGGCAGCCCGAGGACCGCACTCCCTTCAACGTGGAGGTCATCGATGAGCAGCCAGGGAACGGATTTCGCCGGCGGCAGCTGGTCTTCGACGTCACGCGGCACAGCCGGGTCCGGGCGACCATGCTCGTCCCGGAGGGCGCCGGGCCGTTCCCCGCCGCGTTGCTGCTGCACGACCACGGGGCGAAGTTCGACATCGGCAAGGAGAAGATGATCGAGCCGTGGTTCGACGACACCCGTCTCGCCTCCGCGCGGGCGTGGGCCGACAGGTACTTCAGCGGCCGTTTCGTCGGTGACCAGCTGGCCGCCCGGGGCTACGCGGTGCTCGCCGTCGACGCGCTCGGCTGGGGTGACCGGGGTGGCCTCGCCTACGACGGTCAACAGGCTCTCGCGTCCAACCTATACAACCTCGGCTCCTCGCCGGCCGGGCTGATGGCCCGGGAGGACGTGCGCGCCGCGGCGATGCTGGCCGGCCTGCCCGAGGTGGACGAGCACCGGATCGCGGCGGTCGGCTTCTCGATGGGTGGTTACCGGGCGTGGCAGGTCGCCGCGCTCTCCGACCACATCGCGGCGACCGTCTCGGCCTGCTGGATGACCGGGATGAAGGAGATGATGGTTCCGGGGAACAACACGCTGCGCGGCCAGTCCGCGTTCTACATGCTGCATCCGGGCCTGTCCCGGTTCCTCGACATCCCGGACGTGGCCACGATCGCCGCGCCGCGCCCGATGTTCGTGCTGGACGGGGAGCTGGATCCGCTGTTCAGTGCGGCGGGGCGCGAGGTGGCGTACCGGAAGATGGGTCTGGTCTGGAACGCGCAGCACGCGCGGGACCGTCTGCTGACCCAGGTCTGGCCCGGTCTCGGCCATGTCTTCGTCGAGGAGATGCAGAACGAGGCCTTCGACTGGCTGGACAGCTTCCTGCGCTGACCCGAGCCGAGGCGGCCCAGCAGCCCGACGGCCCGGCAGCCCGACGGCCCGGCAGCCCGACGGCCCGGCAGCCCGACGGCCCGGCAGCCCGACGGCCCGGCGGCCCGACGGCCCGGCGGCCCGACGGCCCGGCGGCCCGACGGCCCGGCGGCCCGGCAGCCCGGCGGCCCGGCAGCCCGGCGGCCCGGCAGCCCGGCGGCCCGGCAGCCCGGCGGCGCGGGCGGGTCACGCCGTCTGGCCTCGGGCTCGGGTGGTCCTGGCGACGCGGACGGGTGATGCCGCCGGGCTTTGGCGGGCAGCGCGGGTGGCTTGGCGGCGCGGGCGGTTCGGCGGCGCGGGCGGTTCGGCGGCGTGGGCGGCGCGGGCGGTTTGGCGGCGTGGGCGGCGCGGGCGGTTCGGTGGCGTGGGCGGCGCGAGCGGTTCGGCGGCGTGGGCGGCTCGCGCTTTCCGGCCTCGGGCTCAGACGGTCTGATAGCGCAGGTAGATCACGCCGTTCGCGAAGCGCTGCTGTTCGGCGAGCTTGAGGTCGAGGTGTACGCCCGCCGGCAGGAACCTGGTCCCGCCGCCCACGGCGACCGGGGAGATGAACAGCTGCACCTCGTCGACCAGGCCGGCGCGGAACGCGTGCGCCGCCAGATGCGGGCCGCCGACGCTCAGGTCGCGGTCGGCGGTGTCCTTCATGGCCTGCACGATCTTCGGGTCGAAGGCGCGCTCGATCCTGGTCCGCGCGGTCGTCGCGGCGTCCGGCTCGAGCGAGGTGGAGTAGACGATCTTCTCGGCCGCCTGCCACACCCGGGCGTAGTCGAGCACGGCGGGCGTGGCGTCCGGCCGGTCGTGCGCGTCCTCCCAGAAGCGCATCACCTCGTAGAGACGCCGGCCGTAAAGATAGGTGCCGATCGGCCGTTCCAGGTCGTTGACGAACGAGTGCACCTCCTCGTCCGGCGCGCTCCAGTCGAAATTGCCCTGCTCGTCGTTGATGTAGCCGTCCAGGGACGTGATCCCGGTACAGATCAGCCGTGCCACAACGCCTCCTTCGGTCGCGCGGACTCCTCGACCCCATCCTGTCCCGGCCGAGGCCGTCCGGCACGGAACCGGCGGCCGAGTCGTTGTGTCGGCACCTCGACGTACCGGTGAGTGAGCCACGAGATGCCGAGCACCGCGGCCAGATACCCCGCCGCGACCAGCGGATCGGGCAGCCCCGACTCCAGGAACTGATGACCGATCTGGATCAGCACGTAGTGCACCAGATAGATCGAATAACTCCACACCCCGATCAAGGACAACCACCCTGGGGTACGACGTTCACGGCTGAGCCGTCCGATCGCGAACGCCCCGCCGAACGTCAGCAGGGTGATCACCGACCGGGCCACGTACGTCGGGGTCACCGCGCCCAGCGAATGCAACTCGGCGACCCAGTTCACCAGCAGTGCCGTGCCGACCAGCACGATCGCGAGAATCGCCGGCCACCAGCCGGTCTGCCCCCGATCGGCGCGGTAGATCGCGGTCCCGGTGAACATCACCGCCACGACCAGCAGCCCGTCCCACCCGTGCGCCGGATCCTGACCGATCGCGAGCAGCGTCACCACCAGCCCGCCGAGAAGCACCCCACCCGCGACGACCGCGACCCGCCGGCGAGAGACGACAAGGCCGAGACCGATGACGATCACGGCGGTGACCGGCCAGACCAGCCCGGGGACCGGCCCGGCGAGCGGGGCGGTCGCCACCCCGAGTACGGCGAGCAGCACCGCGATCGGCCCGCTCGCCCGGTGCAGCCGCACCGTGAACAGCGACGTGACCAGCAGATAGAACGCCATCTCGTAGGAGAGCGTCCAGAGCACCGCGGTGACCAGCGGTACATCCAGCAGGAACGGCAGCATGGTCATGTGCCCGACCGCCGCGGTCACCGGCTGTGACGACGAGTAGCCGCCCAGGGCGACCACCGCGGCGATCGCGACCAGGTACATCGGGTAGAGCCGCAACGCCCGGCTGATCCAGAACGCCCGCAGATCGCCGTGCCGTTCCAGCGACGCGGGGATGATGTAGCCGCTGACCAGGAAGAACAGCATCACCCCGGCCGGTCCGGCGTGCAGCCACTCGCCGGTGACCGCGCGCAGATCGGTGAAGACGTACCGGGTCAGGTGGGCG encodes:
- a CDS encoding SWIM zinc finger family protein, which gives rise to MVTAAYSYLGSSTLDDGLTLQTSGGPTAHPRFFTGFLTSPGAAATGLLAVAEVARTRYFRPLPPASLDPVVTAGSDRLRFESFSGCCGVYARLDVLPGGLDGEIVAHGTTNVDVNLPLQRALTRVGRSDPMHVAVGPDDLTVTTFDGPLVERKVPLPSRWLRGFAEAQVLTARFDPRAEIGVADARALFNRLPATDKSVLWAIPAGRSLRFTSRPAPGAVCLPGAGRLAALKPFLRYATGLRVYGPAVAAGSQPVASTWELNMPTLRLSLTLSPEPYRGFSGEGAVLESLATDEVADDADLVSALLSWDPTIDVDSLATASGLDSARVRDALTQLGTAGRVGYDVAEAGYFHRTLPYTADAVEKMNPRLAGARALITAGGVTVGEDVSVVASGDETYHVRHESQSCTCPWWAKHRGGRGPCKHVLAVRMARAGETAETIAKAEATA
- a CDS encoding glycosyltransferase family 39 protein, with the translated sequence MTTTIRQRVPLVMLLLATAVLYLWNLSESGWGNSFYAAAAQAGAQSWKAWLFGSLDAGNAITVDKPPAAMWVMGLSARIFGVNSWSILAPQALMGVASVWLLYLAVKRWFGPAAGLLAGAALALTPVAVLMFRYDNPDALLVLLMTAAAYTTVRATEQASAKWLALTGVLLGFGFLTKMMQAFLVLPAMALVYLVAAPTTIGRRIRHLLLAGLALVVSAGWFIALVSLWPASSRPYIAGSTNNTLWELALGYNGLGRILGGSGNGGGGGGGGGNVGFGGATGIGRLFGTSMGTEISWLLPAALIALVAVLAVTWTAPRTDRARAGMLLWGGWLLVTGVTFSYMSGTIHPYYTIALAPSIAALVGIGARVLWLYRAQMWARIVLAAMILATAGWGWVLLGRTEWMPAIRWAALAAGIIASIALIAPAAQLRRLAVIGIVAGVLSAGLGSAAYATATVGVAHTGSIPTSGPSGTSGMGGGPGGGGFSRTGGAGAPPSSSSSSSSTSTQPSTSASGDSSTSDSSTTGSSAGGAPTGGGMGGGRGGGSSSNSELTALLKASTNKWSAAVSGATSAADLELASGTSVIALGGWNGSDPSPTLAQFQAYVASGQIHYFISGGGMGGGGQGGGTSDSAQIATWVAANYTATTVGGSTIYDLTATK
- the pgi gene encoding glucose-6-phosphate isomerase, encoding MSEHVSDSAEWQALQGHAEKFSAVHLRDLFDSEPQRGERYAAEVADLYIDYSKNLVTDEVLTALFALAGRAKLSERITAMFAGEHINVTEDRAVLHTALRLPRDASLVVDGQDVVADVHGVLDRMGAFADKVRSGEWVGHTGQRITTIVNIGIGGSDLGPVMAYEALKDYSQRDIEARFVSNIDPTDLYEKTRDLDPATTLFIIVSKTFTTQETLTNAREAREWLLRGLSDQEAVAKHFVAVSTNAEKVADFGINTDNMFGFWDWVGGRYSLPSAVGLSVLIAIGKEQFADMLAGYHKLDEHFRNTPVERNVPALLGLINVWYDTFLGAQSHAVLPYAQYLHRFAAYLQQLTMESNGKSVRLSGERATFQTGEVFWGEPGTNGQHAFYQLIHQGTKLIPADFIGFSKPNHDIGEMHDLLMSNFLAQTGALAFGKTLEQVQAEGTRPEVAPHRVMQGNHPTTTILADGLTPNTFGQLVALYEHITFTQGVIWEINSFDQWGVELGKAMANQVAPKLTSAEAPADDADSSTNTLIKRYRAARGR
- a CDS encoding winged helix DNA-binding domain-containing protein; the encoded protein is MTSLLLGDISEKSVIGVTTWFGAMQAQDLNSVLWSLGTRLPGRTLPEIVAATEERDVVRTWPMRGTVHLIPSADAHWMLDLTGVRALAGAEKRRAMLGLSGADADKAAEILGAALAGGGRKTRSDCVATLNEGGVQVSGQLGYHLLWYASQRGVTAIAPNEGSEQTFVLLDEWASERNTPSREEALGILAHRYFRSHGPTTAKDFAGWTMLTMKDAKAGIAAAGLTAVDVDGTGMWADPAVLAAGPVRGWHALPGFDEYMLGYKDRSMMATPAQLKSIIPGGNGVFQSTLVQDGRVRAVWKRTLGRKAVSIAVSPQTDFTARDWSAAEEALQPFGAFVGLPVTVKKLE